GTCGAGCTGCGCTTCGTCTCGAAGCGTGAAATCGAGATCTTCCGAGAATCGGTACGTCTCGAAGTGAATCTTCTTGAGGCACGTGCCCCCTTTGAATACCCATTGTTCGGCCAGCTCGCGGTGGTTCCCTATCGCGTGAAGAAGCCAACCGAGCACATAGTCCTTCTCGACAACCGTGGGTTCGAGCGAAAGGATGCCGGCCCGTTCGAGGATCTCTTCCTTGTCAATCATGCGTGCTGAACATCCATGACTCAGGGACACGAAGTCGCCAACGCGTTACGATTCGAGGACAGGGAATGGACGAATCGAGTTTCGCAATACCCTGAGTGAGGGCATCGCGGCACGAATCGAGCTGCAAAGGACTCGCTATCGCCGCGCGCTCGAGTAGGAAACCCAAACGTTTGAAGACGGCGCCATTCCCAACCTCCTCCGCAACTTCAATCAGGCGATCGAGATCCGCGCGCGGCGAGGCCGCGTATTCTTCAAGACAATCTGAAACGTGCTGGATTCCAGGACCCGCACGCGGTTGAGCGAGCATGTCAATCAGCGTTCGCTCGGCATCGGAAATCGGGACGCGGGTTGAGCCCACCCAATGCGTGCGAATCCCACTTGTCTCATCGCTCGATGATGGAAAGACTGCGTAGGTGGCACCGCCTCTCGCGAGCTTTCGACTTCGACCGGGCGCGAAGACACAGACGTCGCGAAAGATCTGCTCTGTTAGGTCCCAATGATGCGCGGCTGTCCAACCCCCGACGTATCCCCCAGGCAGCAGATGCGGCACGACTATCCAGGGCTCCTCGATCGGGGTATCCGCGTGCACCCGGTCGAGCGGAATCGGCGCGTAGTGGCCACGCTGGACGCGCCTCAGCCAACCTTGCTCCGCCCAACGCGCCAGACGCTTCGCGGCTGCTTGGCGCCCGAGGCCCAGCGTTCTCGCTGCGCCTTCGACGGTGATCCAACCGTCATGAGCACGCAGCAGACGGGAGAGATCTTCTCGAGACCTTGAGGTACGCAGTGGCCGATTCATAGTATATTGATCGTATCGTATATCTCATAAAATGAGAATTAGGATACGCCTCATATACTTTAAACACACCCGGGGGAAATCGAAGACCAGCGCCATACACCGATGATTCGAGAGAATGTCGAATTCGCAGCGAAAAGCTTGGGTGACAGGAGCGTGGGAGCACACGGGTTTTCCTGCCGACTTCCGCCGCAGACTGTGACCAATTCATACCCCGTATTCCCGCTCATTCCGCCCTATTCCGTCTCGAAATCGTCTAAGTCGTTGTTTTTCCTAGACCTCGTATAAGGCTTCGAACCTGAGGGTCGGGGGTTCGAATCCCTCCCGGCGTACCATATATATCAAGTACTTGGAACCACGCTGTTAGGCCCCTGTTTCGGGTGGCCTGATGCTCTTTGGGATCCGACCCGAACGGCCGAGCGATTTTCGCTTCGATACGGGGGACTTGCGTACCGTCCTCGTTCGCACTCGTTGCCTGAGCTTAGACACGATCGGTCACGATTGGGGCACATGTCCCATTGCGCGAAAACGCGGACGGCGAGTGAGATATGCGAGGCGCGTTCTCGGTACTGCCGATACCCGCGTTTTCTACGCGTGCGTCCCGCCTGGAAGACACTCTTCTTCCTAGGTCGACGAGACCCGCGGAAAGACGGACCTCGGCAGCCTCCTCCAGGTCGAGATACCTATGATCATCCCGTGTGGCGTCGTAGACTTGCGGGCGCAGAATTTCGCCGACGCGGTGTTCAGCGGGGCACCATACCACCGTCGGCGAACACGACGTGCCCCGTGATGAAGCTGCCGGCATCCGATGTCAACATGAGCGCCGGCCCGACCATCTCGTCGGGATGGGCCTTGCGCTTCTGGATCTGGATCGAGGTCATGACGTCTTGCGCCTCACTGGAGTTCGCACGGACCATGTCGGTGTCGACCGTCCCCGGGCTGAGTGCATTGACCCGGATGCCGAAGGGCTCGAATTCGGCGGCCATCGATCGGGTCGCGGACATCAGCGCGGCCTTCCCCATGCCGTAGAGAGAGATCGTCGACGAGAAGAGAAATGCCGCCCCTGTCAGGACATTGAGAACGCATGCGTGCTCGCTCTTCTTAAGATGCGGCAGCGCCTCTTGGATCAGGAAGACGGGACCGCGCAGGTTGACCTCGAGCGACTTGTTCCAGGCTTCCGTCGTGTAGCTCCCAGCGTTCTGCGCAAGTGCGGTTGCGGCGTTGTTCACGACGACGTCGATTCCGCCGAAGGTGTCTACGGCCTGCTCGACGAGGCTGGCGAGGTCGCCGAGTTCGCCCATGTGGGTCGGGACGCCGAGCGCCTCGCCGCCCATCGCGCGGAGGTGCTCCTCGGTCTCCTTGCACGCCTCGGGCTTCCGACTCGCGACGACGACCTTCGCACCTGCGGCGACGTAGCCCTCGGCGAGGGAGCGGCCGATTCCGCGCGTGCCTCCGGTGACGAGGACGACGCGATCCGTCATGTCGAAGAGTCCCTGCAACTTTTCCCGGTCCATCTCTCTGCTCTCCTTTGGCGTCCGATTGCGAGGCGACCGCTATGCGATCTCAGGCCACGTTCCCGTTACACAGACGAACGCGAAGGTTCGCGCGAGGATGCCCCATGAAGACGTCGACTCCGACCGAGATGGCCATCGTGCCCTCCTCTCGCGTGTCGTCTTCAGTCCCTTCGGGCATCGCTTGCTCGTCCGCCTCGTGTTCGGGCGTTTCGAAGGGATCGTGGCCTCGGCGCATAGGCGTCGATCGCAGACTCCTTCAACCCGAGCCCTCGACCACAGAAGAGAACCGCTTCGCGGACCAGCTTGCGCTTGGATCCGGCGTAGGGAATCGCCGAGGCGCCCGATAGCGACCCCGAGCTGATCATCGAGCCAACGTGCTCCAGGAAGTTCCAGGCGTTCTTGGGGTCGACTGCGACCCGGTCGAGGCTTCCCTCACTCGCCGCCGCACGAAGTGCTGCGGAAAAGGCATCTGCCCCGATCTCCTGACCGCGCCCGTAGATCGTTTTCGCGTGCTGACCGTCGCCGGCGAGGGAGAGGAGCAACATCCGCTGTCCGACGGCGGGGGGCGAGTCGGGTACGAGATGAACGCAGGCGTCGAAGTATCGCCAGAGCATCTCGACCAGTCCCTGCGTCGAGGGCTCGGGCAGCTGCAGAACGGAGAAGTTGTGGTCTTGCTCCCGCGCGACGCGTTCGAGCACCGCCTCGTGCAAAGCCCGCTTGGACGGGAAGTGCTGGTAGAGGAGCGCTTCCGAAATTCCGGCCGACTCGGCGATCTCACGAGTGCGGGCGCCGTCGAATCCTTTCGCCGCGAAGGCCGCCGTTGCTGCTTCGAGGATGGAGCGGCGCCGATCCGCGTGTTTCAGTCGTTGGGTAGGCATGACAGTTTTATAAGTGTACACTTACTTATCATCGGAGTTCAACCCCGACGCGCTACGCGAACGCCGCTCTTCATCGCGGCCCGCTCCGCATGCCGCAAGTGAGCGCGAAGCGAGATGGATCAGGTCGGATACGCCGAACTCACCTTGGAGGTCATCGAATGACAACGACCAACGACACCCGCTTCGGCTTCGCGAAGCTCATCGTCGACGACGAGGAGAAGCTCGCGACCTACTACGAAGAGGTCTACGGACTCGGCGTGGTGAACCGCGTCGAGGGCGAGGCGGGCGGACTCGGCGAGCCCTTCCGCGAGATCATGCTCGGGCGGAACGGAGAGCTGACCCCGAACGAGTCGCTCGTCCTGTTCAAGTTCGTCGACCGAGCGACGCCCCGCGATCAGGAGTCCATCCTCGGTTTCATCAGCGAAGACCTCGACGCCCTCGCAAATCGCATCACCGACAACGGAGGGAGCCTCAACGGGCCGATCCAATCGATGCCCGAGCACGGCGTCCGCGTGCTCTTCGCCACCGATCCGGAGGGGCACCTGAGCGAGAACGTCGAGCTCATCCCCACCGAGAACACCGAGTAGAAAAGGAAGTAACCCATGAACATCGAGCAAGCGAAAGTCCTTCGTCCCGTCGCCCCGCCGCGAATCATCGAAGACGCCTACACCGAAGATCAGCACGCGAGGCTCCTCGACCTGGTACGACGGGACGGGCCGTGGCCGCTCATCGTCGCCCATCACTTCCAGTCCGCCGAGGAGCTCGTCGCGACGACGTCCGGGGCGATACCCGAAGGCGTCGAAGTCTCGCTAGACATGTTCCTCACACCCGTGTTCCGAGGCTTCCTCTCCCACGACGGAATCTGTCTGTATCCGGAGATCCAGGACTGCTTCTACAACCCACGCTTCCTCGACCTCGTTCGCGACTACTGGGGAGCGAAGTACGCCGAGCCGGAGGGGATGCTCTTCAACATCCAGGGCCCCTGCTCGGGCGGAGGGTCCCCGCACCTCGACGCCACGCGGTTCCGGGGGATCTCACTCGACAACACGCCCGTCTGGCTGATGAACACGATGGCGAAGTCGGGTCTCTTCAAGCGCTGGCAGGCGCGCAAGTCGCAGATCGTGGCCTGGTACTACCGAGGACGGATCGGCGGCGGCTTCGTCTATTGGCCCGACGGGCCCCACGAGCAGCCGACGACGCTTCGCGCGCCGATGTGGGGCCGGGCCGCGGTCGTCGAGAACGAGATGATGTTCCACTCGGCCCAGTCGTGCGGCGCCCCGGCGCTGCGCAAGCCCGAGGGTCTCGCCTTCCATTCCCTGATGGGGCCCGATCCCGAGTCCGAGGGGGGCTGGCGCATCACGACCGAGGGCGAGGTCATCCAGCGGGTCCCCGAGGACGAGTTGCGCTTCCTCGTGCATTGGGGCGCCAACGTCTACATGGACCTGGACGAGCTGAAGCTCTTCGCCGACCACACCGACGACCTGACGCACGAGCGCGTTTTCGATGTCTTCCTCGAGGATCTCAAGAGGCGCAACGTCGACTTCGATCCGCCGTCCGACCCGCTGACGGACACGGCTTTCATCACGCTGCTCAACGAGGTCTACGGCATCGATCGGCCGCTGATCATTCCACCGGAGCCGGAGGAGGAACGCGGGATCGCGGCGTGAGTTGCGGCGACTCATTCGGCCGGGAGTTCGACGGCGAGCCGCGTGAAGTCGGCCTCACACTGTGACCATCTCGCACCCCGTATTCCCGCGTATTCCGCCCTATTCCCGTTCGGGATCTCGTAAGTCCCTGTTTTTACTAGGGGCCGTATAAGGCTTCGAACCTGAGGGTCGGGGGTTCGAATCCCTCCCGGCGTGCCATTCAAGTCAGGGTGAACCGCCCGGGGAATCCCGGAGGCGGTGGCCTGCCCCCGCTTTCACGTGGGCGTCGAACTGGAATTCGCTGTCATCATCGTGATCCGACGACGAGATGGCACGAGAGAGAGACCCGGTAGAGTATCGCCGTCGGGTGATCGACCGGGTCGAGGGACTTGCGCTTCCGTCCCGTACAACACGGCAATGCGCCGCCCCTAACCCTTGAACGAATCCCCAAGGACGAACCCGCGAGCCAGGCGGCTTGGTTCATCGAGTTCCATGAACACCGCGGCCGAGTCTGGCCGTGCTCCGCCGAAGACCTCCGCGCGGCCGCGCTTTCCATAGAACCCTCTCGGTCAACCCGCTCCGTTTCGTTTGGGTCCCACCGGGGAGGAAGCGGCCCCTTCCGGGCGCAGCGAGACGACGCCCATCAAGAGCGCCAAGAGACACACCAGCCACGCGCCACGCCACCCCAGGCTCGGAACCGGGGTCGGGGCCGCGACGGCGTCGTAGTACTCGACGATCTCCTCGTCGATCTGGAAGCTCGTCGCACTGATCGTCGCGAAGCCGCCGCCGTGAAGGAACTCAGTGGGCGCGACGCCATCGGCGGCCGCGATCGAGAGGCTGACCTCCTCCTCGGAGAAGCCCTGGATCGAGATCGAGCCCGTCGCAAGCTGAGCCGCGCGATCCAGAAAGAGGTCGAGATCGAAAATCGCTCCGCCGAGGAGTGCGTTCGCCTCGGCCGGAGTGAGATCGAGGGTCGAAGCGGTGGTGGGACCGAACAACTCGAAGAGCTCGAGTCGAAGCGAGGCGGATTCCGTCGCGCCGCTGCGAACCATCAGGACTGTCATCGTCACACGATAGACGTCGGCGCCATCGACGTGCGTCGATCGCATCGACGCGAAGCCGCTCCCATCCCCGACCATCTGCGTTCCCGCGAACCTGCCTCGCATCCCGATATCGCCGAGCCCCCAATTCGTGGCGTCGACGACCGTCACCTCGGAGATCGGAAAAGGCAGCGGGAAATCGAGCGTCACCAACCCTCTTGCCACGCCGCCGATCAACTCCGGCGCTCCGGCCCCGGTGGTCCCATCGGTCAGGACATCTTGACCGATCTGTCCCCCGAGCCCCAGGAGGTCGATATCGGGTACGGTTGGATAGCCGGTCTCAGCGTCGAAGTCTTCCAGGTAGACGCGATCGGCGAGCGCGAAATCCAGCGCGGCCACGTCACCGGGAACTGCGACGAGCAGACCCAGGACACAACTGGAGACCGCGGTCCGGCGCCATCCTCGAATACAGCTTGCGAAGTCTTGCACGAGTCCCTCCGTATTCGAATCGGTCGCCGGCGGACGCGCGATCGAGTCGTGGGTGTCGGAAGCGAAGATACGCAGCGATGCGAATGGAATAGCGTGACAGCAGCGCTGCCTCCTCGCCACCCGCTTTCGGTCGGCAGCGGCGATCGGAGGCGAACGCTGGAGGGATCGCATGCGACGCCTCGGCGCTCAACGACCGATTCTAGACGGCTGCTTCCCGGGGACTTCGTGCGGCGATTCCCACCGACGCGCTCTTCGCTGTAGCTGCTTACGGCACGACGCCCGGGTGGCTTCGCGCTCTTCTTCACACACGCCGTGCGGCCCGCGAAACCGTTCCGAGATCCGACCCAGATCGACGTCCTCCGAAGTCGGGAATCGCCTCTCCTCCGGCGCACTTTGCACACCGTCCCACCGGATCATGGCGGCTAGGAAATAGACGCTGGGCTTTCGGCGCCTTCGATGGCTGCGGTTCTGACAACTTTCGTTCCGCCGGGGAGAAAACGGCCCTCGACTCAACCAAGAGAGTCTCTGGAATTCCCGGTGTGGTTCACCCTGATCCGAGTAGCCTGGTGCTCTATCGGACCTCGCCGCCACGGACGAGCAGATTTCGCTCCAGTTCGAAGTACTTGCGAAACGAGCTGGCTCGCGCACGTTGCCCGGGGATCGCCAGAATCGGTCACGCCCGCTGCCACGAGGACGGAGATCAGCCGGTGCATACCGATGTCGTCCGCGGCCCACCCGGATGGAGCGCGACGCCCGAATTTGGGTCCACTGGAGGACCCGCCGGCACGAAGCCCCCCACCGTCGGCTGATTCCAGGAGAGGAAATAGCCGGCCTTCAGCGCTTCGATGTCGAGCGTGTCGGCGAACGCCGGGATCTCGCCCAGGCGTGCCATGTATCCCGACAAGGCGGGCGTGTCGCGCACGAAACGCGCGTTCAGGCGATAGAGCGAGTGGTAGACGGCGTCGAAACGCGCAAGATGTGGGAACGCGTGGACGTCCGCGAGCGTGACGCGATCCCCCATCAGGTAGGGGCCGGCCGCGGCGAGGCGCTCTTCCAGAGCGTCCAGAGCGGCGAACACCGCGTCGTGATGGGCTCGATAGGTCGACTGATCCGCGGCGAATCCGGCTCGATAGATCGGGGTGATCAGCGCTTCGTCGAGGAAATCACTCAGGTCATCGATCGCCTCGCGTGCGGCCTCGGGGTAGAGCATCTCCGAGTCTTCCGAGGGGAAGACGCGGTCGAACTGTCGAATGATCTCGGCGGATTCGTTGTTCACGATCGTCCGCGTCCGGGTGTCGAAGCGGACCGGCACGGACGCGCGCCCCGCGTATCCGGGCGCCGCGTGTGCGTAGATCCCCGGGAGGTGGCTCACCCCTTCCAGGGGACTGGGCGCACTGTCGGCGCTCCGATGGCGGTCGATGAGATTCCAGCCGGCCGAGGTCTGGACCGGATCCGCGATGGTCAGTCCGACTCGATCCTGGACGCCCTTCAGCGCCCGAACGATCTCGGTCCGGTGCGCGAAGGGGCAGAGCTTCGACGTGAAGAGCCAGTACCGGTTGGGCTCGACCGGGTAGGCCGGATCGCCGAGCGCGGCATGGAAATCGGTCCGTGCCACATGGCAGAGTTCGCGACCCGGCCCGGCGCCCAGGGTTTTGTCGTCGGTCTGTTCGAGCGTTTGGATCATGATCGTGCGTCCTCGATTCTTTGCTGGGCGAATTTCATGCGGCGGCGGAGACGACGCGTCGTGCGTGGCGATCGACCAGTCGGCCGGCCTCGCGTAGGTCCCCTCCACGGATCGACGATGTCGCTGGTCCCCGAACTCCTGGTATTCGATGGCGACGCGGTTTGTCTCGTCGACGCCGAGTTAGCGAGAGCAGGTGCGGGTCACCGATCTGACCAGACAGACGAACGCGGTCGGTCTCGACGACGTCCATCACGGCCGCGACAACCTCTCGATCCGTGACGCCCGCCTTCCCGAGCTCGCGAACGAGGTCGAGGAGCGTGATCACGCTGCCTGGGGCGGCGCCGGGGTCCGGCTCGAATGCGATGGCGGTCGCAGGCGTCATCGACTTTTCCTCTCGAGTGCTGTCTCAATGGCAATGCATTTGGCATGCCAAGCGTCATGCCTGAGCGATTCCGCTTGTGCGGTCGGCACTTCCGGCGAATCCAGGGACTCGGGCGGGGTCCGTGACGGAACGAGATTGCGTCGGGAACGACGACGTTTCGTGGCATGCGGCGGTCCTGGCGTGGTCCGGCTATGTGCGCCGGGCTCCGGTCCGAGGAAGCGCGAGTCGGCGTCGGGGGCCGCCCTTGGTCGGAAGGCACGGCGCGTCATTCCGAGGATCGAGTCCGAATCGCGCGGCGGATGTCCGCCACGAAGGACGGAGCGAGTCTCTGGTCCGACACCCACCACCGGACCTACGACGACATCTTCAAGCTGCAGGAAGAGATCACCGTCGACGTCGCTGCGGCGCTCGACCTCCGCCTTCGCGCCGCGACGACGGCCGCCACCACCGAGAGCTTCGAGGCCTACGACGCGTACCTCTTCTCGCCGAATGCGGTGGATCTGGGAATCGCGATTGGCGTCGTCGTCAGCGCCCATCTCGCAAGAATAGCCACTCGATGGCGATCGCTTCGGCCGCGCTGCCCTCTGAAATAGCCGCAACCACTCGGGAACCGACCAACGCGCGTCTTCGGGAAGCGTCACCGGCACCGACGACGCTTCCCGCTCTGCTTCGCCAGGATGTCGACGACGTAGTGCGCCTAGTTCTCGGAGAAATCGGGCGCCTGGGCGGACAAGCTGTCGTCCGCGTCCCCCTCCCTCGCGTGGTAGAGGCCGATGACGATTCCGAGGCACGTCGTCTGCGCGGCCTCTTCCAACCCGAGCTCGATCTCTTGCTGAAGGTCCTCCAGGTAGGGCGCCATCGTCGTGTCGAGCGTGTGCTGTGCCCTTTCCCAGTCGGGTGTATACGAACTGTCTCTCGGGTCTGGACCGCCCCGGGTTCTCCGGAGACTCTGGCAAACTCGGGACGGTTCACGGTTCAAGGTTTGGTCGAGGGTCCTGTGAGAAGGTGCAGTGATCGACGGTTCGCGGTGAACTCATGCTTCTGGCCTGGATAGCTCTGGAAGAGCTGCCGATGCGCTCGATACGAGAACTCATCTGCCCGACGCTCATAGTCTCTGATCCACGCGATGAGCATCTCCAGATTGGCGTTCTGAGCCTCCTCTGTCGGGTACTTGTGAGGTTCCCACGGGCGATTCCTCGCATTCTCGACGCACGTTTCCGTGCCGGGGTTGAGGAATACGATTTCCGTGGCTCGTGGAAGGACGAGCTCCAACAGATCGGCGTAGCAGCCTTCGACGACCCATTGCCGTTCCGCTCCAATGAATCGAAGGATGTCTGCCTGGCTTGATTGCAGTGAGCGCCGCGTGGGCTGTTCTGAATCCGCTTCCCAAGCAACCGTATCGAGATCCATATGGGCACAGGCCAGGTGCTCACTGCACATCCTGGCGTAGGTCGACTTCCCTGAGCCAGAGTTGCCGAATATCACGATGCGTTTCAAAGTCCACTCCAGTCGACGTGCACGACTACGACTCAGCGACTGACGTGCCCCCAACCACTGGGGCAGTCGCTATGCCAACCCTGCTCCGAACTCCCTCGGCGTCAGCTCACCCAATGAGCTGTGAGGTCGTTCCTCGTTGTCGCGCCTGCGACATGCCTCGATCTTCCGCCGGATAGCCCGAAGACTCGTGAACCGGTGCTCGTTGAGACCTTCGTCTCGGAGCGTCCCATTGAAGCTCTCGGCCGAGGCGTTCTGCACGGGCGAGCCGGGATCGATCTAGTCGAGATCGTTCCCACGATCCTCTGCCCAGGTCAGGAGCGCAAGACTCACGGACTCGGGGCCGCTGTTGCAGGTGGTCGGCCGGGGAAGTCGGATCGTCGAGCTTGAACTGCCAGGCTCGCCCGGATCGCGACGAGGAACTCCGCGAGCGGCTGTAGGAGCCAGCGTCCCAGTGGCGTCGGTTCCGTCCTCCGGGCCGCCCCGAGCCCGGCCGGAATCGAGCGTGCTCGTCGCCGGCCAGAGACGCGGTGTGCGCCATGCGGCGCGGTGGTAGGCAGATCGCGCGCAATTCCCGCCCGAAGCGAGGGCGGCTGCGGCGCGGTCGGGAGATCTCGGGCACGATATAGGCCAGGCGTCACGCTCGATGCTCGGAGGTTCCGATGATTCGCAAGTCGTCTTCGAGTCCGCATCCGGTCTGCGCTCTCCTCGTCCTCGCGTTCCTCCTGAGCTTCGTCACGGCCCCGTCGGCGCAGGTCGTGAGCGGCTTCGACGTCGACCAGGAGGGATGGCAGGCCTATCCGGTCGGGGAGACCGAGCTCAGCTGGGTCGAGACCGGAGGCGTACCGGGGGGTTATGTCCGGGGGGTGGACATCGGAAGCGGCTGGGCCTACGTCGAGGCGCCCGCAGCGTTCGCGACCGAGCTCGACTACCCGGGCCTGCTGGCGTTCGATCTGCGCGCGTTCACGAGCGACCCTGGGAGCTATCCGATCCAGTACGACGTGCGCGTCGGGATCGAGGGAAACGGACTCGTCCTCCTGAACGAGCTCTCGCTTCCGGACGGGGTCTGGCGTTCGTACGAGTTCATCCTCCACGAGCTCGCCGGCTGGCGCATCCAGGCCGATCTGAACCAGAACTACGATCCGACCGCGCCGGTCCCCACACCCGCCGAGCTCGAGTCGGTCCTGGTGAACGCGACCCGACTCGTGATCGCGGCGGACTACGGCAACGGCACGACCGGGAACGGCACGATCGACGAGGCCCACCTCGACAACGTCTTCGTCCCCGAGCCGACGGGAGCGATCGGTCTGGCGCTCGGCCTCGTCATGCTTGGAACCCTTTCCCGATCGCGAAGGAGCTGAAGGCACTCGACCGGCACGGGCCGTCGGGGTCGCGATCCGCTTCCTGCCCAGTATTCGGTCCCCCCACGCCGCTCGATTGCAGATCCGGAGTCCTCGTCGATGTCACGCAACCACGCTCGTCTCCAGCCGACGCCCCCCATCGCTCGCACGATCCGCAGCACAGCGCGCGCCGCGCTCATGCTCACCGTCCTTGGCCTGCTCCCCGCCGCCCGACCCGCGAATCGCTCTCTGGCGTCCAGGGCAGTGTGGGACGGCGCAGGCGCTGGGGTCCCAGCGCTTCGTCCCTTCGCCGCGATTCAGATTCCCGGGGCCTCCGCGTGGGCCGAGGAGATCTCAGAGGACCGGAAAGAGCAAAGCCCCCGCCGCGCCAACGCGCGACGGGGGCTCGCTCCTCGCGGTCGGCTCGACTAGGGACAGATCGCCCCGCTGCACAGGTTGCCGCCGAGATTGGTGCCACCGGAGACGTCGCCACCGGCGTTGCTCGACATGACGTTCTCGCCGTACCCGGTGCCGAAGCTCAGGTTCAGGCCCTCGCCCGTGTTCTGCCGCAGCGTGTTGCCCATCACGTTGCAGCCCGACGAACACTGGATTCCATCGTCCCCGGCCGCGTCGCCGTTGTCGAAGGACGTGTTGTCGTGGATCGTGCAGCCGCTGCCGCACTGGATCCCGTCGGCGAGACTGTTGTAGACGGCGTTGCGCGCGATCGTGCAAGCATTGCCGCAGTCGATCCCGTT
The genomic region above belongs to bacterium and contains:
- a CDS encoding VOC family protein, with the protein product MTTTNDTRFGFAKLIVDDEEKLATYYEEVYGLGVVNRVEGEAGGLGEPFREIMLGRNGELTPNESLVLFKFVDRATPRDQESILGFISEDLDALANRITDNGGSLNGPIQSMPEHGVRVLFATDPEGHLSENVELIPTENTE
- a CDS encoding SDR family oxidoreductase, translating into MDREKLQGLFDMTDRVVLVTGGTRGIGRSLAEGYVAAGAKVVVASRKPEACKETEEHLRAMGGEALGVPTHMGELGDLASLVEQAVDTFGGIDVVVNNAATALAQNAGSYTTEAWNKSLEVNLRGPVFLIQEALPHLKKSEHACVLNVLTGAAFLFSSTISLYGMGKAALMSATRSMAAEFEPFGIRVNALSPGTVDTDMVRANSSEAQDVMTSIQIQKRKAHPDEMVGPALMLTSDAGSFITGHVVFADGGMVPR
- a CDS encoding shikimate kinase, yielding MKRIVIFGNSGSGKSTYARMCSEHLACAHMDLDTVAWEADSEQPTRRSLQSSQADILRFIGAERQWVVEGCYADLLELVLPRATEIVFLNPGTETCVENARNRPWEPHKYPTEEAQNANLEMLIAWIRDYERRADEFSYRAHRQLFQSYPGQKHEFTANRRSLHLLTGPSTKP
- a CDS encoding TetR/AcrR family transcriptional regulator, with protein sequence MPTQRLKHADRRRSILEAATAAFAAKGFDGARTREIAESAGISEALLYQHFPSKRALHEAVLERVAREQDHNFSVLQLPEPSTQGLVEMLWRYFDACVHLVPDSPPAVGQRMLLLSLAGDGQHAKTIYGRGQEIGADAFSAALRAAASEGSLDRVAVDPKNAWNFLEHVGSMISSGSLSGASAIPYAGSKRKLVREAVLFCGRGLGLKESAIDAYAPRPRSLRNARTRGGRASDARRD
- a CDS encoding PEP-CTERM sorting domain-containing protein (PEP-CTERM proteins occur, often in large numbers, in the proteomes of bacteria that also encode an exosortase, a predicted intramembrane cysteine proteinase. The presence of a PEP-CTERM domain at a protein's C-terminus predicts cleavage within the sorting domain, followed by covalent anchoring to some some component of the (usually Gram-negative) cell surface. Many PEP-CTERM proteins exhibit an unusual sequence composition that includes large numbers of potential glycosylation sites. Expression of one such protein has been shown restore the ability of a bacterium to form floc, a type of biofilm.); translated protein: MIRKSSSSPHPVCALLVLAFLLSFVTAPSAQVVSGFDVDQEGWQAYPVGETELSWVETGGVPGGYVRGVDIGSGWAYVEAPAAFATELDYPGLLAFDLRAFTSDPGSYPIQYDVRVGIEGNGLVLLNELSLPDGVWRSYEFILHELAGWRIQADLNQNYDPTAPVPTPAELESVLVNATRLVIAADYGNGTTGNGTIDEAHLDNVFVPEPTGAIGLALGLVMLGTLSRSRRS
- a CDS encoding glutathione S-transferase C-terminal domain-containing protein gives rise to the protein MIQTLEQTDDKTLGAGPGRELCHVARTDFHAALGDPAYPVEPNRYWLFTSKLCPFAHRTEIVRALKGVQDRVGLTIADPVQTSAGWNLIDRHRSADSAPSPLEGVSHLPGIYAHAAPGYAGRASVPVRFDTRTRTIVNNESAEIIRQFDRVFPSEDSEMLYPEAAREAIDDLSDFLDEALITPIYRAGFAADQSTYRAHHDAVFAALDALEERLAAAGPYLMGDRVTLADVHAFPHLARFDAVYHSLYRLNARFVRDTPALSGYMARLGEIPAFADTLDIEALKAGYFLSWNQPTVGGFVPAGPPVDPNSGVALHPGGPRTTSVCTG